The sequence GGCACATCACAGCACCGCCCGCTGCCCATCCCGCCCCGCACACCGCGGCGGTGCCACGACCGCCACCCGGTACCTGCTCACCGCACACGACTCCACCCGCTCGGTGGACGGCGACTCCGGCCCGGCGACGCGGAGGGCGGTCTCCGCCTTCCGGACCGGCCGGGGCCTGACCGCCGACGGCATCCTCGACCGCCGCACCCGGGAGGTCATCTCTCCCGACGTCGACGCGCTGTGCGCCGGTCCGCCGCTGTCCATCCGTCCGGATCAGCGGGGGCACAGCCGCCCGGCCCGGCCGAACGAGGGCACGGGCGAAGCCCGTTGAGGACGGCCCGACCGACCCCGGAACGCCCGCGCAGCGACCCGCACCGGTTCACGCCGTCCTCGCCGCGTCCGCCGCGGCGGCGACGAAGGAGGCGACCAGCTGGCGGCGGTCGTCCTGCGCCCACGCGAGGACGAGTTCGCTCGTGGGCGCGTCCGTCACCGGCCGGTAGACGAGGTCGGGGTGCAGGGGCTGGGCCAGCGAGCGCGGCAGCAGCGCGATGGTGCGTCCCAGCCTGATCATCTGCAGGGCTTCGGCCGCGTCCGCGACCTCGGGCCCCGGCCGGGCCTCGGGCGCTCCGGTCCAGCGCACACCCTTCCAGCGGGGCAGTGACTCCTGCGCGAGGTCGGCGAGGGTGACCTCCGAGCGGGAGGCGAGCCGATGGCCCGGCGGCAGGATCGCGACCCGTCCCTCGACCGCCAGGGTTTCGTGGTCCAGGCCGGTCATGTCGTCGAACGGCGCGTACAGCAGGGCGACATCGGCGCGGCCGTCGCGGACGTGGTCGGCGCGGTCGGTGGCTCCGCCGAAGAGGATGTCCACCTGGCGGGCGTCGGGCCGGCCGGCGTAGGAGGCCAGGATGCCGGACAGGAGGTTGCCGTCGCCGCCGGGTTTGATCACCAGGCGCAGGTGGTCGTGCCGGTCGCCGGCCCGGCGGGCCTTCTCGGCAGCCGCGCTGACGGCGTTCAGCGCGTGTCGGCCGTGGTGCAGGAGCGCTTCACCGGCGGGGGTGAGAGCGACGTGCCTGCTGGAGCGCTCCAGCAGCTTCACGCCGAGCCGGGACTCCAGCCGCCGGAGAGCTTTGGACAGCGCCGGCTGCGCGATCGCCAGGCGGGCCGCGGCATGCCCGAAGTGCAGTTCCTCGGCCACGGCGACGAAGTACTCCAGCTCGCGTGTCTCCAGTTCGGCCATGCCGCAAGCCTACCGCCCGATCCATTCCCACCAGGCATGGATCGGGAACGGATGGATCTTGGACGCGCGCGAGAAGTGCCTGTTCACTCGGGGCATGATTCACCACACGATGATCGTTGCGTTCGACAGTCCGATTCCCGCGAGCGAGCTGGACGCGTACATCAAGGAGTTCGAGGAACTCGTGACGAGTTCCGGCACGGTCGAGTCGGTCGCGGCCCGGCACCACATCCGTGTCCCGGGCGACGACCATGCCCCGGTGGCCGTCGCCAGCGCCATCCTGCAACTGCGCGTGGCCGACCTCGACGCCCTCAACGCGACCTTCACCCTGCCCGGGACGGTCGATCTCATCAGGCGCTGGCAGAGCCGCTATCCGTACAAGGCGATCTGGGCCAACCACGAGCCGCTGGCATGAGCGGGAGCGGCTACGCGGGCAAGGCGGGGCTGGTCACCGGCGCCGGCAGCGGGATCGGGCGGGCCGGCGCGCTGGAGTTCGCCCGGCGCGGGGCCGCGGTCGCCGTACTCGACCTCGACGAGGACGGTGCCCGCAGGACCGTGGAGCTGATCGCGCGGGAGGGCGGTCGGGCCGAGGCCGTGGC comes from Streptomyces sp. NBC_00448 and encodes:
- a CDS encoding peptidoglycan-binding domain-containing protein; protein product: MPRPPPGTCPPHTTPPARCTATPARRHGERSRNRHRSRPGSPARISPRSPAPISPPTAHHSTARCPSRPAHRGGATTATRYLLTAHDSTRSVDGDSGPATRRAVSAFRTGRGLTADGILDRRTREVISPDVDALCAGPPLSIRPDQRGHSRPARPNEGTGEAR
- a CDS encoding LysR family transcriptional regulator; the protein is MAELETRELEYFVAVAEELHFGHAAARLAIAQPALSKALRRLESRLGVKLLERSSRHVALTPAGEALLHHGRHALNAVSAAAEKARRAGDRHDHLRLVIKPGGDGNLLSGILASYAGRPDARQVDILFGGATDRADHVRDGRADVALLYAPFDDMTGLDHETLAVEGRVAILPPGHRLASRSEVTLADLAQESLPRWKGVRWTGAPEARPGPEVADAAEALQMIRLGRTIALLPRSLAQPLHPDLVYRPVTDAPTSELVLAWAQDDRRQLVASFVAAAADAARTA